In Alphaproteobacteria bacterium, a single genomic region encodes these proteins:
- the gatB gene encoding Asp-tRNA(Asn)/Glu-tRNA(Gln) amidotransferase subunit GatB, producing MLYKGNTGEWEVVIGLEVHCQVISRAKLFSGAATVFGAEPNSQVAYLDAGMPGMLPVINDFCVEQAVRTGLGLNSSINLFSVFARKNYFYPDLPTGYQISQHELPIVGEGFLQIDLKDGTSRNIGIERLHLEQDAGKSLHDQHPDYTYVDLNRAGVALMEIVSKPELRSPDEAAAYLRKLRSIVRYVGSCNGNMDEGSMRCDANVSVRRPGDPLGTRCEIKNVNSVRFVSQAIDYEARRQIEIIEGGGKIDQETRLFDTGQGVTRPMRSKEEAHDYRYFPDPDLLPLELEEKWVEEIRAAMPELPDQKKERFISDFGLSAYDAGVLVVDKETAAYFETAAEGRDSKLVANWVISELFGRLNKAGLAVTESPVSARAIGELVDLISDDTISGRIAKDVFDEMFETGKGAAAIVDEKGLRQITDTSELEQTIQAILEKESEKLAEYRAGSEKLFGWFVGQVMKATQGKANPKMVNELLKKMLQG from the coding sequence ATGCTTTACAAGGGAAATACCGGCGAATGGGAAGTGGTGATCGGACTAGAAGTCCATTGTCAGGTCATTTCCAGGGCCAAGCTGTTCTCGGGCGCCGCCACCGTTTTCGGGGCCGAGCCCAACTCCCAGGTGGCATATCTCGATGCGGGCATGCCGGGCATGCTGCCGGTCATCAATGATTTTTGTGTCGAACAGGCGGTCCGCACGGGCCTCGGCCTGAACTCCAGCATCAACCTGTTCTCCGTCTTCGCCCGGAAGAACTATTTTTATCCGGATCTGCCCACGGGATATCAGATTTCTCAACACGAACTGCCGATCGTGGGTGAGGGCTTTCTTCAGATCGATCTCAAGGATGGCACATCGCGTAACATCGGGATCGAGCGGCTGCATCTGGAACAGGACGCAGGGAAAAGCCTGCACGATCAGCATCCGGACTATACGTATGTCGACCTCAACCGCGCGGGGGTCGCGCTGATGGAAATCGTCAGCAAGCCAGAACTGCGCAGCCCGGACGAGGCGGCCGCCTACCTGCGCAAGCTGCGGTCCATCGTACGCTATGTCGGTAGCTGTAACGGCAACATGGACGAGGGATCCATGCGGTGCGACGCCAACGTGTCGGTCCGCCGCCCCGGTGATCCCCTGGGGACACGTTGTGAAATCAAGAATGTCAATTCGGTGCGGTTCGTTTCCCAGGCCATCGATTACGAAGCGCGCCGGCAGATCGAAATTATCGAGGGCGGCGGCAAGATCGACCAGGAAACACGCCTTTTTGACACCGGCCAGGGCGTGACGCGCCCCATGCGCTCGAAAGAGGAGGCGCATGATTACCGCTACTTCCCCGATCCGGACCTGCTCCCGCTCGAGCTGGAGGAGAAATGGGTCGAGGAGATCCGGGCCGCCATGCCCGAGCTGCCGGACCAGAAGAAAGAGCGATTTATCTCCGATTTCGGGCTGTCGGCCTATGACGCGGGCGTACTCGTGGTGGATAAGGAGACGGCGGCCTATTTCGAGACCGCGGCCGAGGGGCGCGATTCCAAGCTCGTCGCCAACTGGGTCATTTCCGAGCTGTTCGGGCGGCTCAACAAGGCGGGGCTGGCGGTGACCGAATCGCCCGTCTCCGCCAGGGCCATCGGGGAATTGGTGGATCTGATCTCGGACGACACGATTTCCGGGCGGATTGCCAAGGATGTGTTCGACGAGATGTTCGAGACCGGCAAGGGCGCGGCCGCCATCGTCGACGAGAAGGGGCTTCGGCAGATCACTGATACGAGCGAACTAGAGCAGACGATTCAGGCAATACTCGAAAAGGAATCGGAAAAGCTGGCCGAATACCGGGCGGGGAGCGAAAAACTGTTCGGCTGGTTCGTCGGTCAGGTCATGAAGGCCACCCAGGGCAAGGCCAACCCCAAGATGGTCAACGAATTGCTGAAAAAAATGCTTCAGGGCTGA